In the Mesoplodon densirostris isolate mMesDen1 chromosome 11, mMesDen1 primary haplotype, whole genome shotgun sequence genome, GATCCTTGCAGTTTGAAAATCTGGGGCGTAAAATATGTCTGTTGTGTGTGCACAGATTCCATCACAGTGACAGTCTCTTCGACTTCCAGTCTTAAAGTGCTTCTTCCCTGTCTCCTCCAGGTAGGACGTCATGACATGAATACCCTAAGCCTTCCCCTGAACATCCGCCGAGGCGGGTCAGACACCAACCTCAACTTTGATGTACCAGATGGCATCCTGGACTTCCACAAGGTCAAACTCAGCGCGGACAGCCTGAAGCAGAAAATTCTAAAGGTCACAGAGCAGATAAGAATCGAGCAAACGTCCCGCGATGGGCATGTCGCAGAGTATCTGAAACTAGTCAGCAGCGCGGACAAGCAGCAGGCTGGCCGCATCAAGCAGGTCTTTGAGAAGAAGAATCAGAAGTCGGCTCAGTCCATTGCCCAGCTGCAGAAGAAGTTAGATCAGTACCGCAGAAAGCTCCGGGAGCTCGAGCAGAATGGGGCCCCCAGGAGCTCAAAGGACATTGCCAAGGACAACCTGAAGGACATCCAGTCCCCTCTGAAGGATGCGCAGGCCAAGGCTCGCACCGTTCCCCACGGCCTGGAGAGCAGTAAGTCGGGCCTGCCGGGGCTGTCCCTCACCCCACCCGTCTTCGTCTTCAGCAAGTCCAGAGAGTTCGCCAACTTGATCCGGAATAAGTTTGGCAGTGCCGACAACATCGCTCACCTAAGAAACTCCTTGGAGGATTTCCGGCCCGAGGCCAGCACCAGGGCCTACGGGGGCAGCGCCACCATCGTGAACAAGCCCAAGTACGGCAGCGACGACGAGTGCTCGAGCGGCACGTCGGGCTCTGCCGATAGCAACGGGAACCAGTCGTTCGGGGCCGGGGGCACTGGCGCGCTGGACAGCCAGGGCAAGCTCACGGCCATCCTGGAGGAGCTCAGGGAGATCAAGGACACCCAGGCGCAGCTGGCCGAGGACATCGAGGCGCTGAAGGTGCAGTTCAAGAGGGAGTATGGCTTCATCTCTCAGACCCTGCAAGAGGAGACGTACAGGTATTTCATGCTCTTCTCTTCACATTCTTTCAGGAGCACAAGTTACTACCTGCAGAGAGATTGCTCGAAGGTGATATGCTAGTGGTTGTATTTTCTGTCAATATGGATATAGGTCAAAAGGCATTTAGGAATCGATAGTTCTTTCCATACCTTGTGATTCTAAGTCTTGAAATTTGTGACTTGAAGCCTGACAGCTTAGAGAAAGACCTTATACATGTGGGTCTGTTAAAATATCACCGTATAGTCGATGACTCGTGCATATTCAGCTCCTGATTCAGTAGGCTGCTGTTATGAGGTCTCAGTACACTAATTCGTAGATCTGTATTTGATTTCCCTCCATAATAACTGTCAAGTAAAAAATGAATTCATTGTCCAGCTAGGTAGCTTTTATTCGGTACATAAATCTTGAAGTCTTTATGTAGTGTATTTTTTTATGATATTGTATTTTGCTCAGTAAACTTTTAACCCTAAATGAAGAGCCTTCAAAAGGAATCTTAAGATTATAAGTATAATCAATAATAAATTCAAATCTTGTGGATTATATTAGCTAATTTTTAAAGTCCAGTGTTGTGTAGGCTGGCTTTTAGGTGCCTCTAGCTTAAAAAGTGTGTATGCCCAAGTATGAGGTGATTTTCCACCATTTTCCCAAGTTTTTTTGTCAAATAAACGTTAACTTCTAAAAATGTAGATTAAAAAGTGAATGCCTATTACATATGGTAagagttaaaatttaaatttagtttaCACGTTTCTTATGtgatatatgattttatatatgtgttaatTTAGAGATGTGGCTTTTTTCGGCTGTCATATtttatgaaatgattttttaaaagctttccacCTACATCTTTGACTTTGGATTCTTTGTCACATAAGAACTGTTTCTGCGTC is a window encoding:
- the TMCC3 gene encoding transmembrane and coiled-coil domain protein 3, which gives rise to MPGSDTALTVDRTYSDPGRHHRCKSRVGRHDMNTLSLPLNIRRGGSDTNLNFDVPDGILDFHKVKLSADSLKQKILKVTEQIRIEQTSRDGHVAEYLKLVSSADKQQAGRIKQVFEKKNQKSAQSIAQLQKKLDQYRRKLRELEQNGAPRSSKDIAKDNLKDIQSPLKDAQAKARTVPHGLESSKSGLPGLSLTPPVFVFSKSREFANLIRNKFGSADNIAHLRNSLEDFRPEASTRAYGGSATIVNKPKYGSDDECSSGTSGSADSNGNQSFGAGGTGALDSQGKLTAILEELREIKDTQAQLAEDIEALKVQFKREYGFISQTLQEETYRYERLEDQLHDLTDLHQHETANLKQELASIEEKVAYQAYERSRDIQEALESCQTRISKLELHQQEQQALQTDAVNAKVLLGRCINVVLAFVTVILVCVSTIAKFISPMMKSRFHILGTFFAVTLLAIFCKNWDHILCAIERIIIPR